A genomic window from Terriglobia bacterium includes:
- a CDS encoding carboxyl transferase domain-containing protein: protein MNLKQKLEELHRRRAQAEAGGGEQRRARQHAEGKLSARERLELLFDEGTFEEMGEFVEHNCRDFGMDAQRIPGDGVVTGYGQINKRLAYAFAQDFTVFGGSLSEANAAKICKIMDLALKVGAPLIGLNDSGGARIQEGVASLAGYADIFLRNTLASGVVPQISAVMGPCAGGAVYSPAITDFVLMVENSSYMFVTGPDVIRTVMHEDVTKEDLGGPRTHSSTSGVTHFVTRDDPECLALVRELLSFMPQNNREDPPFAESNDPADRRDPELDSLVPAESDRPYDIKDIIRRVVDEGYFLEVHERFAQNLVVGFARLGGYCVGIVANQPAVLAGCLDIDASVKGARFVRFCDAFNIPLITFEDVPGFLPGTQQEFGGIIRHGAKLLFAFAEATVPKLTVITRKAYGGAYCVMSSKHIRTDVNLAYPTAEIAVMGPEGAVSIVNRREMQRAKDPEQVRKEKAEEYRNRFANPYIAAERGYVDAVIAPRDTRPQLIQALHMLENKRDTLPPKKHGNIPL from the coding sequence GTGAACCTTAAACAAAAACTCGAAGAGCTTCATCGGCGGCGCGCTCAGGCCGAAGCCGGTGGCGGTGAACAGCGCCGCGCCCGGCAGCACGCCGAAGGCAAGCTTTCCGCCCGCGAACGCCTGGAGCTTCTGTTTGACGAGGGAACGTTCGAGGAGATGGGCGAATTCGTCGAGCATAACTGCCGCGATTTCGGAATGGATGCGCAGCGCATTCCGGGCGATGGCGTCGTCACCGGCTACGGCCAGATCAACAAGCGCCTTGCTTACGCCTTTGCCCAAGACTTCACCGTCTTCGGCGGTTCGCTCAGTGAAGCCAACGCAGCCAAGATCTGCAAGATTATGGATCTGGCGCTGAAGGTTGGAGCGCCGCTCATTGGCCTTAATGATTCCGGCGGCGCCCGCATCCAGGAAGGCGTCGCCTCGTTGGCGGGTTACGCTGACATCTTTCTGCGCAACACCCTGGCTTCCGGCGTGGTGCCGCAGATTTCCGCCGTCATGGGCCCCTGCGCGGGCGGAGCGGTCTACTCCCCTGCCATCACCGACTTCGTCCTGATGGTTGAAAATTCCAGCTACATGTTTGTCACCGGCCCCGATGTCATCCGCACCGTGATGCACGAGGACGTCACCAAAGAAGACCTCGGCGGGCCGCGCACTCACAGCTCCACCAGCGGTGTGACCCATTTCGTGACCCGTGACGATCCCGAATGCCTGGCTCTGGTGCGCGAGTTGCTCTCCTTCATGCCGCAAAACAACCGCGAGGACCCTCCTTTCGCCGAATCGAACGATCCCGCTGACCGCCGCGATCCCGAACTCGACAGCCTGGTTCCCGCCGAATCCGACCGCCCCTACGACATCAAGGACATTATCCGCCGCGTAGTGGATGAAGGTTATTTCCTGGAAGTCCACGAGAGGTTTGCTCAAAACCTGGTGGTAGGATTTGCGCGACTGGGCGGCTACTGCGTGGGCATCGTAGCCAACCAGCCCGCCGTGCTCGCCGGATGCCTCGACATCGACGCCTCGGTCAAAGGCGCCCGATTCGTGCGCTTCTGCGACGCCTTCAACATTCCGCTGATTACTTTCGAGGACGTGCCCGGATTCCTTCCCGGCACCCAGCAGGAATTCGGCGGCATCATCCGTCACGGCGCAAAGCTCCTGTTCGCCTTCGCCGAAGCAACCGTCCCCAAGCTCACGGTGATCACGCGGAAGGCCTACGGCGGGGCGTATTGTGTGATGTCGTCCAAGCACATCCGCACGGATGTAAATCTCGCGTATCCCACGGCCGAAATCGCTGTCATGGGGCCGGAGGGCGCCGTCAGCATCGTCAACCGGCGCGAGATGCAGCGCGCCAAAGACCCGGAGCAGGTGCGCAAGGAAAAAGCCGAGGAGTACCGCAACCGCTTCGCCAATCCTTACATCGCCGCCGAGCGCGGATACGTGGACGCCG
- the hslU gene encoding ATP-dependent protease ATPase subunit HslU, which produces MVFYLPENIETATMLDELTPRQIVTELDKHVIGQREAKRAVAIALRNRMRRQKLSAELAEEILPKNIIMIGPTGVGKTEIARRLARLANSPFIKVEASRFTEVGYVGRDVESMVRDLVEISIDMVREEKIEEVAEKAETNAEERLLDLLLPAPAPPHADKTQPDDGYRTALEQFKRTREKLRAQLREGKLDERQVEIETRERSFPAFEIVSSQGIEEMDINIKDMLPGLFGQRSKKRRMPVSEAMDYLVQEEENKLIDMDQVTRTAVERAEQSGIIFLDEIDKIAGRERGAGPDVSREGVQRDILPIVEGTTVNTRYGMVRTDHILFIAAGAFHVSKPSDLIPELQGRFPIRVELQSLNVDDFVRILKEPKSALVKQYVALLETEGIKLSFTDDALDEIANYAARVNEQTENIGARRLHTIMEKLLDEISFEGPDLKKKTVRIDGAYVKKQLAEIVKDQDLSRYIL; this is translated from the coding sequence ATGGTTTTCTATTTACCTGAGAACATCGAAACAGCCACCATGCTGGACGAACTGACGCCGCGCCAGATTGTTACCGAACTCGACAAGCACGTGATCGGACAGCGGGAGGCCAAGCGCGCCGTGGCCATTGCCCTGCGCAACCGCATGCGGCGGCAGAAGCTTTCGGCCGAGCTGGCGGAAGAAATCCTGCCCAAGAACATCATCATGATCGGGCCCACGGGCGTGGGCAAAACGGAAATTGCCCGCCGCCTGGCCCGCCTGGCCAATTCACCGTTCATCAAAGTGGAGGCGTCGCGGTTTACAGAAGTTGGCTACGTCGGCCGCGACGTGGAGTCCATGGTCCGCGACCTGGTAGAAATTTCCATCGATATGGTGCGCGAAGAAAAGATCGAGGAGGTGGCGGAAAAAGCCGAGACCAACGCCGAAGAACGCCTGCTGGACCTTCTGCTGCCGGCGCCCGCGCCACCCCATGCCGACAAAACGCAGCCCGACGACGGCTATCGGACGGCGCTCGAGCAGTTCAAGCGCACGCGCGAAAAGCTTCGGGCCCAGCTCCGGGAAGGCAAGCTCGACGAGCGCCAGGTGGAAATCGAAACACGCGAACGCAGTTTCCCTGCCTTCGAAATCGTCTCCTCGCAGGGCATTGAGGAGATGGACATCAACATCAAGGACATGCTCCCCGGCCTGTTTGGCCAGCGCAGCAAGAAGCGCCGCATGCCCGTCTCTGAAGCGATGGATTATCTTGTCCAGGAAGAGGAGAACAAACTGATCGATATGGACCAGGTAACGCGCACCGCAGTGGAGCGCGCCGAGCAGTCCGGCATTATCTTTCTGGATGAAATTGACAAGATTGCCGGGCGAGAGCGCGGGGCCGGTCCTGATGTAAGCCGCGAGGGTGTGCAGCGCGACATCCTGCCCATCGTGGAGGGCACCACCGTCAACACGCGTTACGGCATGGTCCGTACAGACCACATACTCTTTATTGCCGCCGGCGCCTTCCACGTCAGCAAGCCCTCAGACCTGATCCCAGAGCTCCAGGGCCGCTTTCCCATCCGGGTCGAGCTGCAGTCGCTCAACGTGGATGATTTTGTTCGCATCCTCAAGGAGCCGAAAAGCGCGCTGGTCAAGCAGTATGTGGCGCTGCTTGAAACCGAGGGAATCAAGCTTTCCTTCACTGACGACGCTCTCGACGAAATCGCTAATTATGCCGCCAGGGTTAACGAGCAGACGGAAAACATCGGCGCGCGGCGCCTGCACACCATCATGGAAAAGCTACTGGACGAGATTTCATTTGAGGGACCTGACCTGAAGAAGAAAACGGTGCGGATCGATGGCGCTTATGTCAAAAAGCAGCTCGCCGAAATCGTGAAGGACCAGGACCTCAGCCGCTATATTCTGTGA
- the hslV gene encoding ATP-dependent protease subunit HslV: MARQRFIRSTTILCVRRNGSLVMAGDGQVTMGESIIKHKARKIRRLYNDKVVAGFAGSTADALSLFGRFEQKLEEFHGNLSRAVVELAKEWRTDRALRHLEALLLVADKKATYLVSGNGDVIEPDDGIVAIGSGAPYAISAARALAKHTKMTAREIVEEAMQIAGQTCIYTNEQSSVEEL, from the coding sequence TTGGCGCGCCAACGGTTCATCAGATCAACCACAATCCTTTGCGTCCGACGGAATGGCAGCCTGGTGATGGCTGGCGACGGCCAGGTCACGATGGGCGAGAGCATCATCAAGCACAAAGCCAGAAAAATCCGCCGCCTGTATAACGACAAGGTGGTGGCCGGGTTTGCCGGCAGTACCGCAGACGCGCTCTCACTTTTCGGACGGTTTGAGCAGAAACTCGAAGAATTTCACGGGAACCTCAGCCGGGCCGTCGTAGAGCTGGCCAAGGAGTGGAGGACCGATCGCGCGCTGCGCCACCTGGAAGCCCTGCTGCTGGTTGCGGATAAGAAAGCCACCTATCTGGTGAGCGGCAACGGCGATGTCATCGAGCCCGATGATGGCATCGTAGCCATTGGTTCCGGCGCACCTTACGCGATTTCCGCGGCGCGCGCCCTCGCCAAGCACACCAAAATGACCGCCCGTGAAATCGTCGAGGAAGCGATGCAGATCGCAGGGCAGACCTGCATTTATACGAATGAGCAAAGCAGCGTCGAGGAGCTATAA
- a CDS encoding SDR family NAD(P)-dependent oxidoreductase translates to MTISLENQVAVVTGGSRGIGAATVKLFAEAGCNVVFSYQRATKAAQGIEKSCSKTPGSASAIRADVSKQGDVRKLVDSVIRRYRRIDILVANAGIWNAEPQRIDQITERDWDRMVAVNLKGVYAVIRCAVPHMVRHRRGRIIAVSSTAGQRGEAFHTHYAAAKGGLISLVKSLSTELAPHNILVNAVAPGWVITDMAEPVLRNASEKRKAISSIPLRRFGRPEEVAMPILFLASNMSTYLTGEIININGGSVLCG, encoded by the coding sequence ATGACAATCAGCCTTGAAAACCAGGTTGCGGTAGTGACGGGAGGTTCGCGCGGAATTGGTGCGGCGACCGTCAAGCTTTTTGCCGAAGCCGGGTGTAACGTGGTATTCAGCTATCAGCGGGCAACGAAGGCTGCGCAGGGAATCGAGAAGTCGTGCAGCAAAACGCCAGGCTCCGCGTCGGCTATCCGCGCCGACGTTTCAAAACAGGGAGACGTGCGAAAGCTGGTCGATTCAGTAATCCGCCGCTACCGGCGGATCGACATCCTGGTGGCGAACGCCGGCATCTGGAATGCCGAGCCACAGCGCATCGACCAGATCACGGAGCGAGACTGGGACAGAATGGTCGCCGTGAATCTGAAGGGCGTTTATGCGGTCATCCGGTGCGCTGTCCCACACATGGTTCGGCACAGGCGGGGACGCATCATTGCGGTCTCTTCCACCGCCGGGCAGCGCGGCGAAGCCTTTCACACGCATTACGCAGCGGCCAAGGGCGGCCTGATCAGCCTGGTGAAGAGCCTTTCCACTGAACTGGCCCCGCACAACATTCTGGTGAACGCTGTGGCGCCCGGCTGGGTCATTACGGACATGGCAGAGCCGGTCCTGCGCAACGCCTCGGAGAAGCGAAAGGCGATTAGCTCGATTCCGCTTCGCCGATTCGGCAGGCCCGAGGAAGTCGCCATGCCGATCCTTTTTCTGGCCTCGAACATGTCAACCTATTTGACCGGAGAAATCATCAATATCAATGGAGGGAGCGTCCTCTGTGGATGA
- a CDS encoding lysophospholipid acyltransferase family protein — protein sequence MNPTLPTPIRQPSSMARIWNFLDYARSLLFTDLLIYLYTAVCGTFSICGSFFDAHGRWQHGCARAWSWLILKTSRIRLSIEGIANFDPNQTVIFCSNHPSAMDIPILFVSLPVQFRFLAKRGLFSVPFLGWHLRRSGHIPVDRGRPREALKGFDQAAQRIKEGRPVVVFPEGSRSRTCEMLPFKSGTFYLAILSGVPIVPITVNGSREVLAPDSLHIRPGRVRVVIHKAISTAGLSVHDVSELSNHVRDVIVSGLDQKQRP from the coding sequence ATGAATCCCACCCTGCCGACGCCCATTCGCCAGCCATCCAGCATGGCGCGCATTTGGAATTTTCTGGATTATGCCCGCTCGCTGCTTTTCACCGATCTCCTGATCTATCTCTACACCGCAGTTTGCGGAACTTTCTCCATTTGCGGGTCATTCTTTGACGCCCACGGCCGTTGGCAGCACGGGTGCGCCCGCGCATGGTCATGGCTGATTCTCAAGACCAGCAGAATACGACTCAGCATAGAAGGCATTGCGAACTTTGACCCCAACCAAACGGTTATCTTCTGCTCCAACCACCCCAGCGCCATGGATATTCCCATCCTGTTCGTCAGCCTTCCGGTACAGTTCCGCTTTCTGGCCAAGCGAGGGCTTTTCAGCGTCCCATTTCTCGGCTGGCACTTGCGCCGTTCCGGACACATCCCGGTTGACCGCGGCCGCCCACGCGAGGCGTTGAAAGGATTTGACCAGGCCGCCCAAAGGATCAAGGAAGGCCGTCCTGTGGTGGTCTTTCCCGAAGGAAGCCGAAGTCGGACCTGTGAAATGCTTCCCTTCAAGAGCGGAACGTTCTACCTGGCCATCCTTTCCGGCGTCCCCATCGTTCCCATCACGGTGAACGGTTCGCGCGAAGTCCTGGCACCGGACTCGCTCCACATCCGGCCTGGCCGCGTGCGGGTGGTGATTCACAAAGCCATCTCAACCGCCGGCCTCTCGGTCCACGACGTGAGTGAACTGTCAAACCACGTGCGGGACGTGATTGTTTCGGGGCTGGACCAGAAACAGAGACCTTAG
- a CDS encoding folylpolyglutamate synthase/dihydrofolate synthase family protein, with the protein MEFPHTPQMIEPIPPQGAIPFDECLRILWDLGHELHGRKFDLDAIRAILSTLGRPERRYPTAIIAGTNGKGSTCAMLASILESAGYRTGLYSSPHLIRVNERIRVSGQEISDSEFAAAFTTVHDAVEKLVEAAVLPQRPSFFEYLTAVAFQHFARAGVDFAVLEVGMGGRLDATNVTDASVAVVTNVDLDHQEFLGNTLTAIATEKAGVIKPGRPVVSGCEHPEVREVIRQKCRDAGVELIETGSMVSAVNVFHSDGCYGFDLKMDGLNLPRVSLQMAGMFQVKNAVTAAAAARQLARAGFRVPLEAIRNGLRAAAWPGRLEVIRRRPLILLDGAHNPAGAREVAEFVRRHLSGRTLRLVYASMRDKAIGEISSILFPLAQAVYLTRPGLDRAAAPEAVLEAAVALPPQTFVEPDPVRALEQSVSCSLPEDVVLVAGSLFLVGAVKKAILEGRLAPDAMAEPEVFSELC; encoded by the coding sequence ATGGAATTCCCCCACACCCCTCAAATGATCGAACCGATTCCACCTCAGGGTGCCATTCCTTTTGACGAATGCCTCAGGATTCTCTGGGACCTCGGGCACGAACTGCACGGCAGGAAGTTTGATCTCGATGCGATCAGAGCTATCCTCTCAACCCTGGGGCGCCCGGAGCGCCGCTATCCCACGGCTATCATTGCGGGAACCAACGGCAAAGGGTCGACTTGCGCCATGCTGGCGTCCATATTGGAAAGCGCCGGCTATCGCACGGGCCTCTACAGTTCTCCGCATCTCATTCGCGTCAATGAGCGAATTCGCGTCAGCGGGCAGGAAATTTCGGATAGCGAATTCGCAGCTGCCTTCACTACGGTCCACGACGCGGTGGAAAAGCTGGTTGAGGCCGCTGTGCTTCCCCAGCGCCCCAGCTTCTTTGAATACCTGACCGCCGTCGCCTTCCAGCACTTCGCGCGGGCCGGGGTGGATTTTGCTGTCCTGGAGGTTGGAATGGGCGGCCGCCTTGACGCTACTAACGTGACCGACGCATCCGTCGCCGTCGTCACCAACGTCGATCTCGATCACCAGGAATTCCTGGGAAACACGCTCACCGCCATTGCCACGGAAAAGGCGGGCGTCATCAAGCCGGGTAGACCAGTGGTCTCGGGGTGCGAGCATCCAGAAGTGCGCGAGGTCATCCGGCAGAAGTGCCGGGACGCGGGAGTTGAGTTGATCGAAACCGGGAGCATGGTGTCCGCGGTCAACGTTTTCCATTCGGATGGTTGCTATGGATTCGACCTGAAAATGGATGGCCTCAATCTTCCCAGGGTCTCGCTCCAGATGGCCGGGATGTTCCAGGTGAAAAATGCTGTTACGGCGGCAGCAGCGGCGCGGCAACTGGCCCGCGCGGGTTTCCGGGTCCCGCTGGAAGCCATCCGCAACGGCCTGCGGGCCGCGGCCTGGCCGGGCAGGCTGGAGGTCATCCGGCGGCGCCCGCTTATCCTGCTGGACGGCGCTCACAATCCCGCCGGGGCGCGCGAAGTGGCCGAATTTGTTCGACGGCATCTTAGTGGACGAACGCTCCGCCTTGTCTACGCCAGCATGCGCGACAAAGCCATCGGCGAAATCAGCAGCATCCTTTTTCCCCTCGCCCAGGCCGTTTATCTCACGCGGCCCGGTCTTGACCGTGCCGCCGCGCCAGAAGCGGTCCTCGAGGCGGCAGTGGCCTTACCCCCGCAGACTTTTGTCGAACCTGATCCGGTGCGCGCCCTCGAGCAGTCCGTCTCCTGTTCCCTGCCCGAAGACGTCGTGCTGGTGGCTGGATCACTGTTTCTGGTGGGCGCTGTCAAGAAGGCGATTTTGGAAGGGCGACTCGCGCCCGATGCGATGGCGGAGCCGGAAGTGTTCTCGGAGCTCTGCTGA
- the accD gene encoding acetyl-CoA carboxylase, carboxyltransferase subunit beta, producing the protein MTWFRKEKKPLETTPSKKGGAQTEGLWTKCESCKRILWKKDIEQNLFCCPKCNFHFKMTSEARLAMLFDDGKYVEYDAGMTSPDPLQFVDRKSYRDRLTAAEIVTGAKDAVRVAEGRLEGRPLIACAMEFRFIGGSMGAVVGEKITRAIDRCIEKKLPLVIVSCSGGARMMEGTISLMQLAKISAALARFDEVRKPYISVLTNPTTGGTTASFAMLGDLNIAEPGALIGFAGPRVIEQTIRQKLPDGFQTAEFLLEHGMLDAIVPRTELKVYMAKTLDFMGAWNSPTPLK; encoded by the coding sequence ATGACCTGGTTTCGTAAAGAAAAGAAGCCCTTGGAAACGACGCCTTCGAAAAAGGGTGGCGCCCAGACGGAAGGCTTGTGGACCAAATGCGAATCGTGCAAGCGCATCCTCTGGAAAAAAGACATCGAACAGAACCTCTTCTGCTGTCCCAAGTGTAATTTCCATTTCAAGATGACCTCTGAGGCCCGTCTGGCCATGCTGTTTGACGACGGCAAGTATGTCGAGTACGACGCGGGCATGACCTCGCCCGACCCCTTGCAGTTTGTGGACCGGAAAAGCTATCGCGACCGCCTGACGGCTGCCGAAATTGTGACGGGCGCCAAAGATGCCGTTCGCGTGGCAGAGGGCAGGCTGGAGGGCAGGCCGCTCATCGCCTGCGCCATGGAGTTCCGCTTTATCGGCGGGAGCATGGGCGCGGTGGTGGGAGAAAAAATCACGCGGGCGATTGACCGGTGCATAGAAAAAAAGCTGCCGCTGGTGATCGTATCGTGCTCCGGCGGAGCGCGCATGATGGAGGGCACCATCAGCCTGATGCAACTGGCAAAAATCAGCGCCGCGCTGGCCCGCTTTGACGAGGTGCGGAAGCCGTACATATCGGTCCTGACCAATCCCACCACCGGCGGCACCACAGCAAGCTTCGCGATGCTCGGCGACCTGAACATTGCCGAACCCGGCGCGCTGATCGGGTTTGCCGGCCCTCGCGTGATCGAGCAGACCATCCGACAGAAGCTGCCCGACGGCTTCCAGACTGCGGAGTTTTTGCTGGAGCACGGGATGCTCGATGCCATCGTCCCTCGAACCGAGTTAAAGGTCTACATGGCAAAGACATTGGATTTTATGGGAGCATGGAATTCCCCCACACCCCTCAAATGA
- the cobO gene encoding cob(I)yrinic acid a,c-diamide adenosyltransferase, which translates to MSEAKKGLIIVFTGPGKGKTTAALGTAFRAIGQGMKVLMVQFIKGSWHYGELDTCRMLGEDNIKILPMGRGFVKVGVEKPDPEDVRMVDEAWQYASHAISGGEYDLVILDEVNYAISYRMLDPAKVVETLKRKPERVHVVLTGRNAHAAVVECADLVTEMREVKHPYQKGILAQRGIEY; encoded by the coding sequence TTGTCTGAAGCCAAAAAGGGATTAATCATCGTCTTCACTGGCCCCGGCAAGGGCAAGACCACCGCGGCCCTGGGCACGGCTTTTCGAGCTATAGGCCAGGGAATGAAGGTATTGATGGTACAATTCATCAAAGGTTCCTGGCACTACGGAGAGCTGGACACTTGCAGAATGCTGGGTGAAGACAATATCAAGATTCTGCCCATGGGGCGAGGGTTCGTCAAAGTCGGGGTGGAAAAACCAGACCCGGAAGATGTCCGCATGGTGGATGAAGCATGGCAATATGCAAGCCACGCCATTAGCGGCGGGGAATACGACCTGGTGATTCTGGATGAAGTGAATTACGCGATCAGTTACAGGATGCTTGACCCGGCAAAAGTTGTGGAAACGCTAAAGCGAAAGCCTGAGAGGGTCCATGTGGTGCTTACCGGACGCAACGCCCATGCTGCCGTGGTTGAATGCGCTGACCTGGTGACGGAAATGCGCGAGGTAAAGCACCCTTATCAGAAAGGCATCCTCGCCCAGCGCGGCATCGAGTACTGA
- a CDS encoding 23S rRNA (pseudouridine(1915)-N(3))-methyltransferase RlmH, with protein sequence MRIRVFWEGKTKDAHLRALAADYASRIAKFTEIVIEELPEARKSRRQSAKRESPAEASMLDKTARSTRVFLDPEGAEWTSKEFALWLGDQGVHGTREIAFVVGDADGFSPSFRGHANILLSLSRMTLTHDWTRAMLLEQIYRAFTILRGFPYAR encoded by the coding sequence ATGCGCATTCGAGTATTCTGGGAAGGCAAAACAAAGGACGCGCATCTGCGCGCGCTGGCGGCCGATTACGCCAGTCGGATTGCCAAATTTACTGAAATCGTCATCGAAGAATTGCCCGAAGCGCGAAAGTCCAGGAGGCAGAGTGCGAAAAGGGAATCACCTGCCGAAGCAAGCATGCTGGATAAAACGGCCAGGAGCACCCGGGTTTTTCTGGACCCGGAGGGCGCCGAGTGGACGTCAAAGGAATTTGCCCTGTGGCTGGGCGACCAGGGAGTGCACGGGACGCGCGAGATAGCTTTTGTGGTGGGCGACGCAGATGGATTTTCCCCGTCCTTCCGGGGCCACGCCAACATCCTGCTGTCCCTTTCCCGGATGACGCTGACCCACGACTGGACGCGGGCCATGTTGCTGGAGCAGATTTACCGGGCGTTCACCATCCTGCGGGGCTTTCCCTACGCCCGCTGA
- the rsfS gene encoding ribosome silencing factor codes for MTANLREAIRAAQDRKAVNLTVLDVGKICSFADYFVICSGTSTRHTRAISDAIQEELKKQWNLNPAHLEGYTQSEWILMDYFDFVVHIFSERAREFYNLERLWKAAPRVLVPSGPTD; via the coding sequence ATGACGGCGAACTTGCGTGAGGCCATCCGGGCCGCCCAGGACCGTAAGGCGGTGAACCTGACCGTGCTGGACGTTGGCAAAATCTGTTCTTTTGCGGACTATTTTGTGATTTGCAGCGGCACTTCAACCCGCCACACTCGCGCCATTTCTGACGCCATTCAGGAAGAGTTGAAAAAGCAATGGAACCTTAATCCCGCCCACCTGGAAGGCTACACGCAGTCCGAATGGATTCTGATGGACTACTTCGATTTCGTGGTCCACATATTTTCGGAGCGGGCACGCGAGTTTTACAATCTTGAAAGGCTCTGGAAGGCCGCTCCGCGCGTCCTCGTCCCCAGCGGGCCGACCGATTAG
- the nadD gene encoding nicotinate-nucleotide adenylyltransferase: MKIAIFGGTFDPIHSGHMQAAKAAARRLHLNKILFVPTGCPPHKTCNSLTDYHHRFAMVALACAEDARFVPSTLESPDLHPGPHYSIDTVRRVKRMLKPSDKLYFLIGLDALLDLRHWKKFRQLLDFTDFIVVSRPGFEISEVEKALPREMLGSRPRRGSQQVRLRHSTVYILPNVEVPLASTGLRRAVQQRQDISGLAPPLVEQYILKEGLYRAAIKLRGGK, from the coding sequence GTGAAAATTGCCATCTTTGGTGGAACCTTCGACCCGATTCACTCCGGCCACATGCAGGCGGCAAAGGCTGCCGCCCGGCGGCTCCATCTGAATAAAATATTGTTTGTCCCTACGGGATGCCCGCCCCATAAGACTTGCAACTCCCTCACCGATTACCATCACCGCTTTGCCATGGTGGCACTGGCCTGCGCGGAAGATGCGCGTTTTGTTCCTTCCACGCTGGAAAGTCCCGATTTGCACCCCGGACCGCATTACTCGATTGACACCGTGCGGCGCGTTAAGCGAATGCTGAAGCCCAGCGATAAGCTTTACTTCCTGATTGGCCTTGACGCATTGCTCGACCTTCGCCACTGGAAGAAATTTCGGCAGCTTCTCGACTTCACAGATTTTATTGTCGTGTCACGGCCGGGCTTTGAAATCAGTGAGGTTGAAAAGGCCCTGCCGCGCGAGATGCTGGGATCCCGGCCACGGAGAGGTTCGCAACAAGTCCGTTTGCGGCATAGCACCGTATACATTCTACCGAACGTCGAGGTTCCCCTGGCGTCCACCGGTCTGCGCCGGGCCGTCCAGCAACGTCAGGACATTTCGGGCCTGGCGCCCCCCCTGGTCGAACAATATATACTGAAAGAAGGGCTGTACCGGGCAGCCATCAAGCTCCGCGGAGGAAAATGA
- the obgE gene encoding GTPase ObgE — protein sequence MFVDEARIHVAAGGGGNGCVAFRREKYVPRGGPSGGDGGNGGSVYLESTAHLNTLLKFRFNKEFRARRAGHGEGSNRHGKNSEDLVIEVPVGTVIYDDATGDKLVDFEAERMRFLVAKGGRGGRGNARFATSTNQAPRRADPGNPGEERDLRLELKLLADVGLVGFPNVGKSTLISRLSAARPRIADYPFTTLEPSLGVVGVDEEESFVMADIPGLIAGAHEGRGLGDRFLKHVERTRLLLHLIDVAEISSRDPVEDYHVIVKELESFSPVVAGKPMMMVASRIDAAGDSNRLFALREFCRGQKRPLYEISSVTGEGLEELKRAAWARLQEIPRPGLPENAVSEM from the coding sequence ATGTTTGTTGACGAAGCCCGAATCCATGTTGCGGCCGGGGGTGGCGGAAACGGCTGTGTCGCCTTCCGCAGGGAGAAGTACGTGCCGCGCGGCGGTCCCAGCGGCGGCGATGGCGGCAACGGCGGCAGCGTCTACCTGGAATCCACGGCCCACCTCAATACCTTGCTGAAATTCCGCTTCAATAAAGAGTTCCGCGCCCGGCGCGCCGGCCACGGCGAGGGTTCAAACCGGCACGGCAAAAACAGTGAAGATTTGGTGATCGAGGTCCCCGTGGGAACTGTGATCTATGACGACGCTACCGGCGACAAGCTGGTTGATTTTGAGGCCGAACGCATGCGCTTCCTGGTGGCCAAAGGCGGGCGCGGCGGACGCGGCAATGCCCGGTTTGCCACTTCGACGAACCAGGCGCCCCGACGGGCTGATCCCGGGAATCCCGGCGAGGAACGAGATCTGCGGCTGGAACTGAAGCTTCTGGCAGATGTTGGCCTGGTGGGTTTTCCTAATGTCGGCAAGTCCACGCTGATTTCGAGGCTCAGCGCCGCCCGGCCGCGCATCGCTGATTATCCATTTACGACTCTCGAACCTTCCCTAGGCGTCGTGGGCGTGGATGAGGAAGAGTCCTTCGTGATGGCCGACATACCTGGGCTGATCGCCGGCGCGCATGAAGGCCGGGGCCTGGGTGACCGCTTCCTGAAGCACGTGGAGCGGACCCGCTTGCTGCTCCACCTGATCGACGTGGCGGAGATTTCAAGCCGCGATCCCGTCGAGGACTATCACGTCATTGTCAAAGAGCTGGAAAGCTTCAGCCCGGTGGTTGCGGGAAAGCCGATGATGATGGTAGCGTCTCGGATTGACGCCGCGGGCGACAGCAATCGCCTGTTCGCGCTCAGGGAGTTTTGCCGGGGGCAGAAGCGTCCTCTGTATGAGATTTCCTCCGTGACTGGAGAAGGCCTGGAAGAGTTGAAACGCGCGGCATGGGCCAGACTCCAGGAGATTCCGCGGCCCGGTCTTCCCGAAAACGCTGTCTCTGAAATGTGA